In Streptomyces sp. SID8374, one genomic interval encodes:
- a CDS encoding LysR family transcriptional regulator yields MPTPDTDPRLLRAFLAVAEELHFTRAAARLFVAQQALSRDIRRLERELGAELFVRTTRQVSLTPDGERLLPYARRVLDAHAELAGAFSGGPARPLLVDLNSDGTTAARVLERARELAPECELMARFESGLTWAASEILAGRLDVSFGRAGGLAPGVRAGLCVQPVRYEPMALMLPAAHPLAGRAAIPLSELSGTTVYAGAGNERTREWTELAALLFAAWDVEMAPPVPLAVGVAEFQRVIAKAGHPVLAVTGFPPLPGSVLRPLVEPVPLSPLMMVWRRGLRHPGVDALRSATAQLGRENGWLVPPPGAWLPEGDLSLMRNRS; encoded by the coding sequence GTGCCCACCCCCGACACCGACCCCCGGCTCCTGCGCGCCTTCCTCGCCGTCGCCGAGGAGCTGCACTTCACCCGGGCCGCCGCCCGCCTCTTCGTCGCCCAGCAGGCGCTGAGCCGGGACATCCGGCGGCTGGAGCGCGAGCTCGGCGCGGAGCTGTTCGTCCGCACCACCCGGCAGGTCTCCCTCACCCCGGACGGCGAGCGTCTGCTCCCGTACGCGCGCCGCGTACTCGACGCGCACGCCGAACTGGCCGGGGCCTTCAGCGGCGGGCCCGCCCGGCCGCTGCTGGTCGACCTGAACAGTGACGGCACGACCGCGGCCCGGGTGCTGGAGCGGGCCCGGGAGCTGGCCCCCGAGTGCGAGCTGATGGCGCGGTTCGAGTCCGGGCTGACCTGGGCCGCCTCCGAGATCCTGGCCGGGCGGCTGGACGTCTCCTTCGGCCGGGCCGGAGGGCTCGCCCCCGGGGTGCGCGCCGGGCTCTGCGTACAGCCGGTGCGGTACGAGCCGATGGCGCTGATGCTGCCGGCCGCTCACCCCCTCGCAGGGCGTGCGGCCATCCCGCTGTCCGAGCTGTCCGGTACCACCGTCTACGCGGGGGCGGGCAACGAGCGGACGCGGGAGTGGACGGAGCTCGCGGCGCTGCTGTTCGCCGCGTGGGACGTCGAAATGGCCCCGCCCGTTCCGCTCGCCGTGGGAGTGGCCGAATTTCAGCGGGTCATCGCCAAGGCGGGACACCCGGTACTGGCGGTGACGGGCTTTCCGCCGCTGCCGGGATCCGTGCTGCGGCCGCTGGTCGAACCGGTTCCGCTTTCGCCGTTGATGATGGTCTGGCGCAGGGGCCTGCGGCACCCCGGAGTAGACGCTCTGCGTAGTGCTACTGCCCAGTTGGGTAGGGAGAACGGCTGGCTGGTACCCCCGCCCGGGGCCTGGTTGCCGGAGGGCGATCTGTCACTGATGCGCAACCGTTCCTGA
- a CDS encoding MFS transporter: protein MPKPAAARPVPAARTPPPSTALLTVAAGQLVAAPRAGRQHIRRPAPTNPYLRLLATPGARAFTAGNLIARLPMGMLSVSAVIMIAGSRGSYALAGAVTATGLAATALVAPFTARLVDRHGQARIAVPATALAVLGSLTLVLCVHHGAPAWTLFVAYAATATTPNTGGMSRARWAHLHRGDPAALHTANSFEQAADELCFMLGPVLAATLCGALFLEAGTLVGAFLLLTGVLIFTAQRATEPPPTPRTRTSVSPLRAPGMPALLAVFLATGAVFGSLEVVSIAHAGGAILALQAAGSGAAGLVYGSLRPARNVHRRLLLCLAAMTALMSLPLLAATSTASLPVLALCLLLAGAATAPTMVTGMTLVQRATPPGQLNEGMTLSVTALLGGVAAGAATGGWLVEHAGTVSGYAAPMSAAALALVVAATGTYLRRPCGAAPAGPPSPAV, encoded by the coding sequence ATGCCGAAACCCGCCGCCGCCCGGCCCGTACCCGCTGCCCGTACGCCTCCCCCTTCCACCGCGCTCCTCACGGTCGCCGCAGGCCAGTTGGTGGCGGCCCCGCGCGCGGGACGGCAGCACATACGGCGGCCCGCGCCCACCAACCCCTACCTCCGCCTCCTCGCCACCCCCGGCGCCCGGGCCTTCACCGCGGGCAACCTGATCGCCCGGCTCCCCATGGGGATGCTCAGCGTCAGCGCGGTCATCATGATCGCCGGGTCCCGGGGCTCGTACGCCCTCGCCGGGGCCGTCACCGCGACCGGGCTCGCCGCGACGGCCCTCGTCGCGCCCTTCACCGCCCGGCTGGTGGACCGCCACGGGCAGGCCCGGATCGCCGTGCCCGCGACCGCCCTCGCCGTGCTCGGCTCCCTCACGCTGGTGCTCTGCGTGCACCACGGCGCCCCGGCCTGGACGCTCTTCGTCGCGTACGCCGCCACCGCGACCACCCCCAACACCGGCGGGATGTCCCGGGCCCGCTGGGCGCATCTGCACCGGGGCGACCCGGCGGCCCTGCACACCGCGAACTCCTTCGAGCAGGCGGCGGACGAGCTCTGCTTCATGCTGGGCCCGGTCCTCGCGGCGACGCTCTGCGGGGCGCTGTTCCTGGAGGCGGGCACGCTGGTGGGGGCGTTCCTGCTGCTGACGGGCGTCCTGATCTTCACCGCCCAGCGCGCGACGGAACCGCCGCCCACCCCTCGTACACGAACATCCGTCTCCCCGCTCCGCGCACCGGGCATGCCCGCGCTGCTGGCGGTCTTCCTCGCCACGGGGGCGGTGTTCGGCTCGCTGGAGGTCGTCTCCATCGCCCATGCCGGGGGCGCGATCCTGGCGCTCCAGGCGGCGGGGTCCGGGGCGGCGGGGCTGGTCTACGGCTCGCTGCGGCCCGCCCGGAACGTCCACCGCAGGCTGCTGCTCTGCCTGGCCGCCATGACCGCGCTGATGTCGCTGCCACTGCTGGCCGCCACCTCCACGGCCTCCCTGCCCGTCCTCGCGCTCTGCCTGCTGCTGGCGGGTGCGGCGACCGCGCCCACCATGGTGACGGGCATGACACTGGTTCAACGTGCCACACCGCCGGGCCAGTTGAACGAGGGCATGACGCTCTCGGTCACCGCTCTGCTGGGCGGGGTCGCGGCCGGGGCGGCGACGGGCGGCTGGCTGGTGGAGCACGCGGGGACGGTCTCCGGCTACGCGGCCCCGATGAGCGCGGCGGCCCTCGCCCTGGTGGTCGCGGCCACGGGGACGTATCTGCGGCGGCCGTGCGGAGCCGCGCCCGCCGGACCGCCGTCACCGGCGGTGTGA
- the smpB gene encoding SsrA-binding protein SmpB — protein MAKEKDTGRKMIAQNKKARHDYTILDTYECGLVLMGTEVKSLRMGRASLVDGFVQIDDHEAWLHNIHVPEYVQGTWTNHAAKRKRKLLLHRAEIDKLASKSQESGHTIVPLALYFKDGRVKVEIALAKGKKEYDKRQTLREKQDTRETNRAISAARRRQRSA, from the coding sequence ATGGCTAAGGAAAAAGACACCGGGCGCAAGATGATCGCGCAGAACAAGAAGGCGCGGCACGACTACACCATCCTCGACACCTACGAGTGCGGCCTCGTCCTCATGGGCACCGAGGTGAAGTCCCTGCGCATGGGCCGGGCCTCCCTGGTCGACGGCTTCGTCCAGATCGACGACCACGAGGCGTGGCTGCACAACATCCACGTACCGGAGTACGTCCAGGGCACCTGGACCAACCACGCGGCCAAGCGCAAGCGCAAGCTGCTCCTCCACCGGGCCGAGATCGACAAGCTGGCGTCGAAGTCCCAGGAGAGCGGCCACACGATCGTGCCGCTCGCCCTGTACTTCAAGGACGGCCGGGTCAAGGTCGAGATCGCGCTGGCCAAGGGCAAGAAGGAGTACGACAAGCGCCAGACGCTCCGCGAGAAGCAGGACACGAGGGAGACGAACCGCGCGATCTCGGCGGCCCGCCGACGGCAGCGCAGCGCCTGA
- a CDS encoding S41 family peptidase gives MSGCSHRFRPRGLCRGVTLTLVFGCVLATGAATGSLPQDPDPLPELPARAVASTLAPVDREEIEDAAAKAEADGKSVKEAAGAVVSRSGDRWGAVYDEREYEEFEQSLDGSYLGVGLSARRTEGGGVAVSRVQPGGPAARAGIREGDLLRTIDGRRVDKHPVPEVVALLRGDGTGAGEGTRVVLGLVREGKPSTRTLERARLTPDAVTVSRLGTGPSAALLLKVTAFTKGAGEEVRDAVREAPRDAGILLDLRANSGGLVTEAVTAASAFLDGGLVATYDVRGEEQALYADPGGDTERPVVVLVDGGTMSAAELLTGALQDRGRAVTVGSRTFGKGSVQMPSELPGGSVAELTVGHYRTPAGRSVEGRGISPDLVVRERAQQRAETVLSGLGGGS, from the coding sequence ATGTCGGGTTGTTCGCACCGCTTCCGGCCCCGCGGCCTCTGCCGCGGGGTGACCCTGACATTGGTCTTCGGGTGCGTCCTCGCCACCGGCGCGGCGACCGGCTCGCTGCCGCAGGACCCCGACCCCCTCCCCGAACTCCCGGCGCGTGCCGTCGCCTCCACCCTGGCCCCGGTCGACCGCGAGGAGATCGAGGACGCGGCGGCGAAGGCCGAGGCCGACGGGAAGTCGGTCAAGGAGGCCGCCGGGGCGGTCGTCAGCCGCAGCGGGGACCGCTGGGGCGCGGTCTACGACGAGCGGGAGTACGAGGAGTTCGAGCAGTCCCTGGACGGCTCGTACCTGGGCGTCGGCCTCTCCGCCCGCCGCACCGAGGGCGGCGGCGTCGCCGTCTCCCGGGTCCAGCCGGGCGGCCCCGCCGCCCGGGCCGGCATCCGCGAGGGCGACCTGCTCCGCACCATCGACGGCCGCCGCGTCGACAAGCACCCCGTCCCCGAGGTGGTCGCCTTACTGCGCGGTGACGGTACGGGGGCCGGGGAAGGCACCCGCGTCGTCCTCGGTCTCGTACGGGAGGGAAAGCCCTCCACGCGGACGCTGGAGCGCGCCCGGCTGACCCCCGACGCGGTCACCGTGAGCCGCCTGGGCACCGGCCCCTCCGCCGCCCTCCTCCTCAAGGTCACCGCGTTCACCAAGGGAGCGGGCGAGGAGGTACGGGACGCGGTCCGCGAGGCGCCCCGGGACGCCGGGATACTCCTGGACCTCCGGGCCAACTCCGGCGGCCTGGTCACCGAGGCCGTCACCGCCGCCTCCGCCTTCCTGGACGGCGGCCTGGTCGCCACGTACGACGTGCGCGGCGAGGAGCAGGCCCTGTACGCCGACCCGGGCGGCGACACCGAGCGGCCCGTGGTGGTCCTGGTGGACGGCGGCACGATGAGCGCGGCCGAGCTGCTGACCGGCGCCCTCCAGGACCGGGGCCGCGCGGTCACCGTCGGCTCGCGCACCTTCGGCAAGGGCTCGGTGCAGATGCCCAGCGAGCTGCCGGGCGGTTCGGTGGCCGAGCTGACCGTGGGCCACTACCGCACACCGGCCGGCCGCAGCGTCGAGGGCAGGGGCATCTCACCCGACCTGGTGGTGCGCGAGAGGGCCCAGCAGCGGGCCGAGACGGTATTGAGTGGCCTCGGGGGTGGGTCGTAG
- the ftsX gene encoding permease-like cell division protein FtsX — MRAQFVLSEIGVGLRRNLTMTFAVVVSVALSLALFGGALLMREQVSTMKDYWYDKVNVSIFLCNKNDAKDMPKCAKGAVTTEQKNQIKADLEKMEAVQKPVHFETVDEAYKHYQEQFGDSPMAGNITPDQMQESFRVKLKDPQKYKVVATAFAGRDGVQSVQDQRSILDNLFELMNGMNVVAIYVMILMLVIALILIVNTVRVSAFSRRRETGIMRLVGASGFYIQAPFIMEAAVAGLIGGLLACAMLLGGRYFLIDGGLALQEKLNLINFIGWDAVLTKLPLVLAIGLLMPAVAALFALRKYLKV; from the coding sequence ATGCGCGCCCAGTTCGTCCTGTCGGAGATCGGCGTCGGTCTCCGTCGCAACCTCACGATGACCTTCGCCGTCGTGGTCTCCGTCGCCCTCTCGCTCGCCCTGTTCGGGGGCGCGCTGCTGATGCGCGAACAGGTCAGCACGATGAAGGACTACTGGTACGACAAGGTCAACGTCTCGATCTTCCTCTGCAACAAGAACGACGCCAAGGACATGCCCAAGTGTGCGAAGGGCGCTGTCACGACGGAGCAGAAGAACCAGATCAAGGCCGACCTGGAGAAGATGGAGGCCGTTCAGAAGCCGGTCCACTTCGAGACGGTCGACGAGGCGTACAAGCACTACCAGGAGCAGTTCGGCGACTCCCCGATGGCGGGCAACATCACGCCCGACCAGATGCAGGAGTCGTTCCGCGTCAAGCTCAAGGACCCGCAGAAGTACAAGGTCGTCGCGACGGCCTTCGCTGGGCGGGACGGGGTGCAGTCCGTCCAGGACCAGCGGTCCATCCTGGACAACCTCTTCGAGCTGATGAACGGCATGAACGTCGTCGCGATCTACGTGATGATCCTCATGCTCGTCATCGCGCTGATCCTGATCGTCAACACCGTGCGCGTCTCCGCGTTCAGCCGGAGACGTGAAACGGGCATCATGCGGCTGGTGGGAGCCTCCGGCTTCTACATCCAGGCCCCCTTCATCATGGAGGCGGCCGTCGCCGGTCTCATCGGCGGTCTGCTGGCCTGCGCGATGCTGCTGGGCGGCCGGTACTTCCTGATCGACGGCGGTCTCGCCCTCCAGGAGAAGCTGAATCTGATCAACTTCATCGGCTGGGACGCGGTCCTCACGAAGCTCCCGCTGGTGCTCGCGATCGGCCTGTTGATGCCGGCCGTCGCCGCTCTCTTCGCGCTGCGCAAGTATCTGAAGGTATGA
- the ftsE gene encoding cell division ATP-binding protein FtsE, with amino-acid sequence MIRFDNVSKTYPKQTRPALRDVSLDIEKGEFVFLVGSSGSGKSTFMRLILREERASTGMVHVLGKDLARLSNWKVPQMRRQLGTVFQDFRLLPNKTVAQNVAFAQEVIGKPRGEIRKAVPQVLDLVGLGGKEERMPGELSGGEQQRVAIARAFVNRPMLLIADEPTGNLDPQTSVGIMKLLDRINRTGTTVIMATHDQNIVDQMRKRVIELEQGRLVRDQARGVYGYQH; translated from the coding sequence GTGATCCGATTCGACAACGTCTCCAAGACCTACCCGAAGCAGACCCGACCGGCTCTGCGCGATGTCTCGCTGGACATCGAGAAGGGTGAGTTCGTCTTCCTGGTGGGCTCCTCCGGCTCCGGCAAGTCGACCTTCATGCGGCTGATCCTGCGCGAGGAGCGCGCCAGCACGGGCATGGTCCATGTGCTCGGCAAGGACCTCGCGCGGCTCTCCAACTGGAAGGTGCCGCAGATGCGCCGCCAGCTGGGGACGGTCTTCCAGGACTTCCGCCTGCTGCCCAACAAGACCGTCGCGCAGAACGTGGCCTTCGCTCAGGAGGTCATCGGCAAGCCGCGCGGCGAGATCCGCAAGGCCGTGCCCCAGGTCCTCGACCTCGTCGGCCTCGGCGGCAAGGAGGAGCGGATGCCCGGTGAGCTCTCCGGTGGTGAGCAGCAGCGGGTGGCGATCGCCCGGGCCTTCGTCAACCGCCCGATGCTGCTGATCGCGGACGAGCCGACCGGCAACCTCGACCCGCAGACCTCCGTAGGCATCATGAAGCTGCTGGACCGGATCAACCGGACCGGCACCACCGTGATCATGGCGACCCACGACCAGAACATCGTCGACCAGATGCGCAAGCGCGTCATCGAGCTCGAACAGGGCCGTCTCGTCCGTGACCAGGCGCGCGGCGTCTACGGCTACCAGCACTGA
- a CDS encoding LPXTG cell wall anchor domain-containing protein has translation MTKKTRVRVARITAGAIIAAGASLTAAGAAQALNGPEDQVTTQDENTDGGLIGGLIEGNTSGENPIGGADQGGTSEGGDQGGTSEGGDQGGTSEGGDQGGTSEGGDQGGTSEGGDQGGTSEGGDQGGTSEGGDQGGTSEGGDQGGTSEGGDQGGTSEGGNNGGSGNNGGSGNNGGSGNNGGSGNNGGSGNNGGSGNTGGSNGGSGSDGGSGNTGGSGGDDGGTGTTGTTGSTTAGSTTAGSTTVGSGTSGSATGGDEACTVESGVVECADNTGPNSVGNQPVEQSKGKEELAETGAAETTFLVIGAATMIAGGIGFRILPRLVGGGRTVA, from the coding sequence ATGACGAAGAAGACGCGCGTTCGCGTCGCGCGGATAACCGCCGGCGCGATCATCGCCGCGGGTGCCTCGCTGACCGCCGCGGGTGCGGCGCAGGCACTGAACGGTCCCGAGGACCAGGTGACCACCCAGGACGAGAACACCGACGGTGGTCTCATCGGGGGCCTCATCGAGGGCAACACCAGCGGCGAGAACCCCATCGGCGGTGCTGACCAGGGTGGTACCTCCGAGGGTGGCGACCAGGGCGGTACGTCCGAGGGTGGCGACCAGGGTGGCACGTCGGAGGGCGGTGACCAGGGCGGTACCTCTGAGGGTGGCGACCAGGGTGGCACGTCGGAGGGCGGTGACCAGGGCGGTACCTCTGAGGGCGGTGACCAGGGTGGCACCTCCGAGGGTGGCGACCAGGGCGGCACGTCCGAGGGTGGCGACCAGGGTGGCACCTCCGAGGGTGGCGACCAGGGCGGCACCTCCGAGGGCGGCAACAACGGCGGCTCCGGTAACAACGGTGGCTCGGGCAACAACGGTGGCTCGGGCAACAACGGTGGCTCGGGCAACAACGGTGGCTCGGGCAACAACGGTGGCTCGGGCAACACGGGCGGCAGCAACGGCGGCTCCGGCAGCGACGGTGGTTCGGGCAACACCGGCGGCTCCGGCGGCGACGACGGCGGCACCGGCACGACCGGTACCACCGGCTCCACCACGGCCGGCTCCACCACGGCCGGCTCCACCACGGTCGGCTCCGGCACCTCCGGTTCCGCGACCGGTGGCGACGAGGCCTGCACCGTCGAGTCCGGCGTCGTCGAGTGCGCCGACAACACGGGCCCCAACAGCGTCGGCAACCAGCCGGTCGAGCAGAGCAAGGGCAAGGAAGAGCTCGCCGAGACCGGTGCGGCCGAGACCACCTTCCTGGTCATCGGTGCCGCGACGATGATCGCCGGCGGCATCGGCTTCCGCATCCTGCCGCGTCTGGTCGGCGGCGGCCGCACGGTCGCCTAG
- the prfB gene encoding peptide chain release factor 2: MAVVDISEELKSLSSTMGSIEAVLDLDALRADIAALEEQAAAPSLWDDPDAAQKITSKLSHLQAEVRKTETLRGRIDDLAVLFELAEDEGDAEALAEAEAELESVRKALDEMEVRTLLSGEYDAREALVTVRAEAGGVDAADFAEKLQRMYLRWAERHNYKTEVYETAYAEEAGIKSTTFSVQVPYAYGTLSVEQGTHRLVRISPFDNQGRRQTSFAGVEVLPVVEQTDHIEIDESELRIDVYRSSGPGGQGVNTTDSAVRLTHLPTGIVVSCQNERSQIQNKASAMNVLQAKLLERRRQEEQAKMNALKGDGGNSWGNQMRSYVLHPYQMVKDLRTEFEMGNPEAVFNGEIDGFVEAGIRWRKQREK; encoded by the coding sequence GTGGCAGTCGTCGATATTTCCGAAGAGCTGAAGTCCCTCTCCTCGACCATGGGGTCGATCGAGGCCGTCCTGGACCTGGATGCGCTGAGGGCGGACATCGCCGCGCTCGAGGAGCAGGCAGCGGCACCGTCCCTCTGGGACGACCCGGACGCGGCCCAGAAGATCACCAGCAAGCTTTCGCACCTCCAGGCCGAGGTCCGCAAGACCGAGACCCTGCGCGGTCGCATCGACGACCTCGCGGTCCTCTTCGAGCTCGCCGAGGACGAGGGCGACGCCGAGGCGCTCGCCGAGGCCGAGGCCGAGCTGGAGTCGGTGCGCAAGGCGCTGGACGAGATGGAGGTCCGCACCCTCCTGTCCGGCGAGTACGACGCCCGCGAGGCGCTGGTGACCGTCCGCGCCGAGGCCGGTGGCGTGGACGCCGCCGACTTCGCGGAGAAGCTCCAGCGCATGTACCTCCGCTGGGCCGAGCGGCACAACTACAAGACCGAGGTCTACGAGACGGCGTACGCCGAAGAGGCCGGCATCAAGTCGACCACCTTCTCCGTCCAGGTCCCGTACGCCTACGGCACGCTCTCCGTGGAGCAGGGCACCCACCGCCTGGTCCGGATCTCGCCCTTCGACAACCAGGGCCGCCGCCAGACGTCCTTCGCGGGCGTCGAGGTGCTCCCGGTCGTGGAGCAGACCGACCACATCGAGATCGACGAGTCCGAGCTGCGCATCGACGTGTACCGCTCCTCGGGCCCCGGCGGACAGGGCGTCAACACGACGGACTCCGCGGTCCGGCTGACCCACCTGCCGACCGGCATCGTCGTCTCCTGCCAGAACGAGCGCTCGCAGATCCAGAACAAGGCGTCCGCGATGAACGTCCTCCAGGCCAAGCTCCTCGAGCGCCGCCGCCAGGAGGAGCAGGCCAAGATGAACGCGCTCAAGGGCGACGGCGGCAACTCCTGGGGCAACCAGATGCGTTCGTACGTCCTCCACCCGTACCAGATGGTCAAGGACCTGCGTACGGAGTTCGAGATGGGCAACCCCGAAGCGGTCTTCAACGGCGAGATCGACGGCTTCGTCGAGGCGGGCATCCGCTGGCGCAAGCAGCGCGAGAAGTAA
- a CDS encoding serine/threonine-protein kinase gives MARNIGSRYTAHQILGRGSAGTVWLGEGPEGPVAIKLLREDLASDQELVGRFVQERTALLGLDHPQVVAVRDLVVDGNDLALVMTLVRGTDLRTRLDRERRLAPEAAVAIIADVADGLAAAHKAGVVHRDVKPENILLDMEGPLGPGGSHPALLTDFGVAKLIDTPRRTKATKIIGTPDYLAPEIVEGLPPRAAVDIYALATVLYELLAGFTPFGGGHPGAVLRRHVTETVVPLPGIPEELWQLLVQCLAKAPASRLRASELAVRLRDLLPLLAGIPPLDVDEPGGDETEQQPPAYDEQQYTPSAEEPRRRGAVPLVPGSSPDSNRDTHTSMRVPAPDELAGGPLGTARAPRAPGKPRPGSARNKAAAVRKRRITLGAAALLLCAAVAVGGWFAAGGGDGDPAGPQDSENSAPAIP, from the coding sequence TTGGCACGGAATATCGGCAGCCGGTACACGGCCCACCAGATCCTGGGGCGCGGCAGCGCCGGCACGGTGTGGCTCGGCGAAGGGCCCGAGGGCCCGGTCGCCATCAAGCTGCTCCGTGAGGACCTCGCGTCCGACCAGGAGCTCGTGGGCCGCTTCGTACAGGAGCGCACCGCCCTGCTCGGACTCGACCACCCCCAGGTGGTCGCCGTCCGGGACCTCGTGGTGGACGGCAACGACCTCGCCCTGGTCATGACCCTCGTACGCGGCACCGACCTGCGCACCCGCCTGGACCGCGAACGCCGCCTCGCCCCCGAGGCCGCCGTCGCGATCATCGCGGACGTCGCCGACGGCCTGGCCGCCGCCCACAAGGCCGGAGTGGTCCACCGGGACGTCAAGCCGGAGAACATCCTCCTCGACATGGAGGGGCCCCTCGGCCCCGGCGGCTCCCACCCCGCCCTGCTCACCGACTTCGGCGTCGCCAAGCTCATCGACACCCCGCGCCGCACCAAGGCCACCAAGATCATCGGCACGCCGGACTACCTGGCCCCCGAGATCGTCGAGGGCCTCCCGCCGCGCGCCGCCGTCGACATCTACGCGCTGGCGACCGTGCTGTACGAGCTGCTCGCCGGGTTCACCCCCTTCGGCGGCGGCCACCCCGGCGCGGTCCTGCGCCGCCACGTCACCGAGACCGTCGTCCCGCTCCCCGGCATCCCCGAGGAGCTGTGGCAGCTCCTGGTCCAGTGCCTGGCCAAGGCCCCGGCCTCCCGGCTCCGCGCCTCCGAGCTGGCCGTACGCCTGAGGGACCTGCTCCCGCTCCTCGCCGGCATCCCGCCCCTGGACGTGGACGAGCCCGGCGGCGACGAGACGGAGCAGCAGCCACCGGCGTACGACGAGCAGCAGTACACGCCCTCCGCCGAGGAGCCGCGCCGCCGCGGGGCGGTCCCGCTGGTGCCCGGCTCGTCCCCGGACTCCAACCGGGACACCCACACGAGCATGCGCGTCCCCGCCCCCGACGAGCTGGCCGGCGGCCCGCTCGGCACCGCCCGCGCCCCGCGCGCCCCCGGAAAGCCGCGCCCCGGCTCCGCCCGTAACAAGGCGGCGGCCGTCCGCAAGCGCCGTATCACCCTGGGGGCGGCGGCCCTGCTGCTCTGCGCGGCCGTCGCGGTGGGCGGCTGGTTCGCCGCGGGCGGCGGCGACGGGGACCCGGCGGGGCCCCAGGACAGCGAGAACTCGGCGCCGGCGATCCCGTAG
- a CDS encoding serine/threonine-protein kinase has product MRPVGSKYLLEEPLGRGATGTVWRARQRETAGAEAAVAGQPGETVAIKVLKEELANDADVVMRFLRERSVLLRLTHPNIVRTRDLVVEGDLLALVMDLIDGPDLHRYLRANGPLTPVAAALLTAQIADALAASHADGVVHRDLKPANVLLDERDGGMTPMLTDFGIARLADSPGLTRTHEFVGTPAYVAPESAEGRPQTSAVDIYGAGILLYELVTGRPPFAGGTALEVLHRHLSEEPRRPSTVPEPLWTVIERCLRKDPDQRPSAENLARGLRTVASGIGVHANSAQIAAADGVGALLAPDPAPTAVPETPGAADPTQVLPSNAGSYDPAAATSVLPQTGGPGGPGSHQGHADPTAVMPPVPQRPDGPPQPDGPHPWQSQLQAARDRNEQTQVQYLDPSQDPLRRRPQRQAPQQPPQRQQPPPQHRQQPLQQQYPQQQPQQHQPQRYQAPQQPQRQQYAPPQPQQPQQPAPREPRPPRQRSANPMRIPGLGCLKGCLFTVVLLVIAGWLIWELTPVQDWVAQGKGYWEAIGDAIGKVTDWVSKLGEATGDSGGTGGA; this is encoded by the coding sequence GTGCGGCCGGTAGGCAGCAAGTACCTCCTCGAGGAGCCGCTCGGACGCGGCGCCACGGGCACCGTCTGGCGAGCCCGCCAGCGGGAGACCGCGGGCGCCGAGGCAGCCGTCGCCGGTCAGCCCGGCGAGACCGTGGCGATCAAGGTCCTCAAGGAGGAGCTCGCCAACGACGCCGATGTCGTGATGCGGTTCCTGCGGGAGCGCTCGGTCCTGTTGCGGCTCACGCACCCCAACATCGTGCGCACCCGCGACCTGGTCGTCGAGGGTGATCTCCTCGCCCTGGTGATGGACCTGATCGACGGTCCCGACCTCCACCGCTACCTGCGCGCCAACGGCCCGCTCACCCCGGTCGCCGCCGCCCTGCTCACCGCGCAGATCGCCGACGCGCTCGCCGCCAGCCACGCCGACGGCGTCGTCCACCGCGACCTCAAGCCGGCCAACGTGCTGCTGGACGAGCGCGACGGCGGCATGACCCCGATGCTCACCGACTTCGGCATCGCGCGCCTCGCCGACTCCCCGGGGCTGACCCGGACGCACGAGTTCGTCGGCACCCCCGCCTATGTGGCCCCCGAGTCCGCCGAGGGCCGCCCGCAGACCTCCGCCGTGGACATCTACGGCGCGGGCATCCTGCTGTACGAGCTGGTCACCGGCCGCCCGCCGTTCGCCGGGGGCACCGCCCTCGAAGTCCTGCACCGGCACCTCAGCGAGGAGCCCCGCCGCCCCTCCACCGTCCCCGAGCCGCTCTGGACGGTCATAGAGCGCTGCCTGCGCAAGGACCCCGACCAGCGGCCCAGCGCCGAGAACCTGGCCCGTGGCCTGCGTACGGTCGCCTCGGGCATCGGCGTCCACGCGAACTCGGCGCAGATCGCCGCCGCCGACGGGGTGGGTGCCCTGCTCGCACCGGACCCGGCGCCCACCGCCGTCCCGGAGACGCCCGGCGCCGCCGACCCCACGCAGGTGCTGCCGAGCAACGCGGGCTCGTACGACCCGGCGGCCGCCACCAGCGTGCTCCCGCAGACCGGCGGGCCGGGCGGCCCCGGCTCCCACCAGGGCCACGCCGACCCGACCGCCGTCATGCCGCCCGTGCCGCAGCGCCCCGACGGGCCTCCGCAGCCGGACGGCCCGCACCCCTGGCAGTCGCAGCTCCAGGCGGCCCGCGACCGCAACGAGCAGACCCAGGTGCAGTATCTGGACCCGAGCCAGGACCCGCTGCGCCGCCGCCCCCAGCGCCAGGCGCCCCAGCAGCCTCCCCAGCGCCAGCAGCCGCCGCCGCAGCACCGGCAGCAGCCGCTCCAGCAGCAGTACCCGCAGCAGCAGCCCCAGCAGCACCAGCCGCAGCGCTACCAGGCCCCGCAGCAGCCCCAGCGCCAGCAGTACGCGCCCCCGCAGCCGCAGCAGCCCCAGCAGCCCGCCCCGCGTGAGCCGCGTCCGCCGAGGCAGCGCAGCGCCAACCCGATGCGCATCCCCGGTCTCGGCTGCCTCAAGGGCTGCCTGTTCACCGTGGTGCTGCTGGTCATCGCCGGCTGGCTCATCTGGGAGCTGACCCCGGTCCAGGACTGGGTCGCCCAGGGCAAGGGCTACTGGGAGGCGATCGGCGACGCGATCGGCAAGGTCACCGACTGGGTCTCCAAGCTCGGCGAGGCCACCGGCGACTCCGGGGGCACGGGCGGGGCCTGA